One genomic region from Amycolatopsis sp. FBCC-B4732 encodes:
- a CDS encoding ABC transporter permease, giving the protein MLREAILVYRSEIAVLLRNKPYLVMGMIQPVLYLVLCGPLLAVLVSKTPGVAAQTSWVDLTPALIIQIAATNGVYCGFVLLSGIKAGAVDRLRVTPVSRTALSLGQALPSVTLSLLQGVIILLLASLVFGVAVSAVGVVLVLVITALTALTIACCANAIVLKLRNEDTFSSIVNIVILPLTLLSGILLPITPDRAPMWLYVLSRFNPLAYVVDISRASFRETLPVVPTLVGAVVIIGLTALAVRWNSRTFQAVAA; this is encoded by the coding sequence ATGCTGCGTGAAGCGATCCTGGTGTACCGCAGCGAAATCGCGGTGCTGCTGCGCAACAAGCCGTACCTGGTGATGGGCATGATCCAGCCGGTGCTGTACCTGGTGCTGTGCGGGCCGCTGCTGGCGGTGCTGGTCAGCAAGACACCGGGCGTCGCGGCCCAGACGTCCTGGGTGGACCTGACCCCGGCGCTGATCATCCAGATCGCGGCGACCAACGGCGTCTACTGCGGTTTCGTCCTGCTGTCGGGCATCAAGGCGGGCGCGGTCGACCGGCTGCGCGTGACCCCGGTGAGCCGCACGGCGCTGAGCCTCGGCCAGGCCCTGCCGTCGGTGACGCTGTCGCTGCTGCAGGGTGTGATCATCCTGCTGCTGGCGAGCCTGGTGTTCGGCGTGGCGGTGAGCGCGGTGGGCGTGGTCCTGGTCCTGGTGATCACGGCGCTGACGGCGTTGACGATCGCGTGCTGCGCGAACGCGATCGTGCTGAAGCTGCGCAACGAGGACACGTTCTCGTCGATCGTCAACATCGTGATCCTGCCGCTGACGCTGCTGTCGGGCATCCTGCTGCCGATCACCCCGGACCGCGCCCCGATGTGGCTGTACGTGCTGTCGCGGTTCAACCCGCTGGCGTACGTGGTGGACATCAGCCGGGCGAGCTTCCGGGAGACGCTGCCGGTGGTGCCGACCCTGGTGGGCGCGGTGGTGATCATCGGGCTGACCGCGCTGGCGGTGCGGTGGAACTCACGCACCTTCCAGGCCGTGGCTGCCTGA